A stretch of Oncorhynchus mykiss isolate Arlee chromosome 26, USDA_OmykA_1.1, whole genome shotgun sequence DNA encodes these proteins:
- the LOC110506640 gene encoding plakophilin-3 isoform X2 has product MMPNTAVTTYAVPSDVQLGPRGSIMDEVERAKRVQQQVHLRLAEKRSSSLTRLNGSNCISPDHGGTMRYNTYNPGFSSKSMVYNTGSRTMKMPPVSQQYLGGRYSSLSAVELGPRYRISQPPVNTGYLHHDDIQLGGYQTSRTRTTRSRSVCQADQEAVAQGVGGLLTLRHQQQNPVASWVARDGMATEFHSYHGGGIPAPATMRRTLSGTLAGGGSGGWREAELVYQHSYKGPAHRTISRINNRQQQQQHLSSVSGLQQWQQVSGGGGGSVYGGWGQYQNSLPRPASLNSMKSMGKGMDVPDGGRDSADSNEKLGGMHSLDMPTAVNYLSMSDTAMQVLGAAYIQHQCYHSSDAKNQVRLLKGVPALVQLFSSDSQEVQRYATGATRNLIYENMDNKAALIEAGGVAKLISVLKEPDEELRKNITGILWNMSSKDSLKEKLARETLSELTERVLVPLCSVGDSELIRQSPSEADIFYNTTGCLRNLSSVNERTRQQMRDMRGLVDSLVAYIQNSLQDEKAEDKGVENAVCVLRNLSYQLYSEIPPSTLLRLEGPTRARATTETESIGCFTPQSKKAKERQNQELSTFSEVAKQPKGAEWLWHPQVVGLYNRVLQHYETNTATREAATGALQNITAGETRWASVLSWVALEQERMLPVVLDLLQTQSDQEMRSLTGLLRNLSRHSRNKDDMATKVVNILVTKLPSDGHQKEPSSEVVVNICGTLNNLVAGSSLAARDITFFDGLPKLVAIKSSHDNSSGKLKAAKAASTVLFNMFQYNKLHKDYKQKGFTRCDFTDTVI; this is encoded by the exons CCCAACACCGCGGTCACCACTTATGCAGTCCCGTCCGATGTGCAGTTGGGACCGAGGGGTTCCATAATGGACGAGGTGGAAAGGGCTAAGAGGGTTCAACAACAAGTCCATCTGCGCCTCGCCGAAAAGAGGTCTTCATCCCTCACACGGCTGAACGGCTCGAACTGCATTTCCCCAG ACCATGGTGGCACAATGAGATATAACACGTACAACCCCGGATTCAGCTCTAAGTCAATGGTGTATAACACAGGGAGTAGGACCATGAAG ATGCCCCCGGTATCCCAGCAGTACTTGGGAGGTAGGTACTCGTCTCTCTCAGCGGTGGAGTTAGGACCCAGATACAGAATCAGCCAGCCTCCAGTCAACACTGGCTACCTCCACCATGACGACATCCAGCTGGGTGGCTACCAGACCAGCCGGACGAGGACCACCAGGTCCAGATCAGTTTGTCAGGCTGACCAAGAGGCAGTGGCCCAGGGTGTGGGAGGCCTGCTCACCCTGCGCCACCAGCAGCAAAACCCAGTGGCCAGCTGGGTGGCCCGTGATGGCATGGCCACAGAGTTCCACTCCTACCATGGTGGAGGTATACCTGCCCCAGCAACGATGAGGCGCACACTCAGTGGAACCCTGGCGgggggtggtagtggtgggtGGAGAGAGGCGGAGCTAGTTTACCAGCACTCCTACAAAGGCCCCGCCCACCGTACCATTAGTCGCATCAAcaacagacaacagcagcagcaacatctGAGCTCAGTGTCGGGGCTGCAGCAGTGGCAGCAGGTGTCTGGCGGGGGCGGTGGCAGTGTGTACGGAGGCTGGGGGCAGTACCAGAACTCCCTGCCCCGACCGGCCTCCTTGAACAGCATGAAGAGTATGGGGAAAGGCATGGACGTGCCTGATGGGGGCAGGGATTCAGCTGACAGCAACGAGAAACTCGGAGG AATGCACAGTTTAGACATGCCCACCGCGGTCAACTACCTCTCCATGTCCGACACAGCCATGCAGGTGCTGGGAGCAGCCTACATCCAGCACCAATGTTACCATAGCAGTGATGCCAAGAACCAG GTGCGTCTGCTGAAGGGTGTCCCAGCCCTGGTGCAGCTCTTCAGCAGTGACAGCCAGGAGGTCCAGCGCTACGCTACAGGCGCTACACGCAACCTCATCTATGAGAACATGGACAACAAGGCGGCCCTCATTGAGGCTGGGGGAGTAGCCAAGCTCATCAGTGTCCTGAAAGAACCAGATGAGGAGCTTCGCAAGAACATCACTG GTATTCTGTGGAACATGTCCTCTAAGGACAGTCTGAAGGAGAAGTTGGCCAGAGAGACATTGAGTGAGCTCACAGAGAGGGTGCTGGTGCCCCTGTGCAGTGTTGGAGATTCAGAGCTGATCCGTCAGAGTCCATCTGAGGCAGACATCTTCTACAACACCACAGGCTGCCTGAG GAACCTGAGCTCAGTGAATGAGAGGACGAGACAGCAGATGAGAGACATGCGAGGGCTGGTGGACTCGCTGGTGGCCTACATCCAGAACTCCCTTCAGGATGAGAAAGCAGAGGACAAA GGTGTAGAGAATGCAGTGTGTGTCCTGAGGAACCTGTCTTATCAGCTGTACAGTGAGATCCCTCCCTCAACCCTACTGCGACTGGAGGGGCCTACGCGGGCCAGAGCCACTACTGAGACTGAGTCCATTGGCTGTTTCACCCCACAGAGCAAGAAGGCAAAGGAG CGACAGAACCAGGAACTGTCCACCTTCTCAGAGGTGGCTAAGcagccaaagggggcggagtggCTGTGGCACCCCCAGGTGGTGGGGCTGTATAACCGCGTGCTTCAGCACTATGAGACCAACACGGCAACACGAGAGGCTGCAACAGGGGCCCTGCAGAACATCACAGCCGGAGAGACCAGG TGGGCGTCAGTGCTGAGTTGGGTGGCTTTAGAGCAGGAGCGAATGCTGCCCGTGGTCCTGGACCTCCTGCAGACACAAAGTGACCAGGAGATGCGTTCCCTCACTGGCCTCCTGAGGAACCTGTCCCGACACAGCAGAAACAAGGACGACATGG CTACGAAGGTAGTGAACATTCTGGTGACCAAGCTCCCCAGTGATGGCCACCAGAAGGAACCATCCAGTGAAGTGGTGGTCAACATATGTGGGACCCTCAATAACCTGGTTGCAGGCAGCTCACTAGCAGCGAGAGACATCACCTTCTTTGATGGACTCCCCAAACTTGTTGCAATTAAGTCTTCCCACGACAACAG CTCAGGGAAGCTGAAGGCTGCCAAGGCTGCTTCCACAGTACTCTTCAACATGTTCCAGTACAACAAGCTGCATAAAGATTATAAACAG AAAGGGTTCACGAGGTGTGACTTCACCGACACGGTCATTTAG
- the LOC110506640 gene encoding plakophilin-3 isoform X1: MHESATLYIGAGRHLHIITNRDSLIVIFKGLFQFAVIAMSATVASESCFLSALQPNTAVTTYAVPSDVQLGPRGSIMDEVERAKRVQQQVHLRLAEKRSSSLTRLNGSNCISPDHGGTMRYNTYNPGFSSKSMVYNTGSRTMKMPPVSQQYLGGRYSSLSAVELGPRYRISQPPVNTGYLHHDDIQLGGYQTSRTRTTRSRSVCQADQEAVAQGVGGLLTLRHQQQNPVASWVARDGMATEFHSYHGGGIPAPATMRRTLSGTLAGGGSGGWREAELVYQHSYKGPAHRTISRINNRQQQQQHLSSVSGLQQWQQVSGGGGGSVYGGWGQYQNSLPRPASLNSMKSMGKGMDVPDGGRDSADSNEKLGGMHSLDMPTAVNYLSMSDTAMQVLGAAYIQHQCYHSSDAKNQVRLLKGVPALVQLFSSDSQEVQRYATGATRNLIYENMDNKAALIEAGGVAKLISVLKEPDEELRKNITGILWNMSSKDSLKEKLARETLSELTERVLVPLCSVGDSELIRQSPSEADIFYNTTGCLRNLSSVNERTRQQMRDMRGLVDSLVAYIQNSLQDEKAEDKGVENAVCVLRNLSYQLYSEIPPSTLLRLEGPTRARATTETESIGCFTPQSKKAKERQNQELSTFSEVAKQPKGAEWLWHPQVVGLYNRVLQHYETNTATREAATGALQNITAGETRWASVLSWVALEQERMLPVVLDLLQTQSDQEMRSLTGLLRNLSRHSRNKDDMATKVVNILVTKLPSDGHQKEPSSEVVVNICGTLNNLVAGSSLAARDITFFDGLPKLVAIKSSHDNSSGKLKAAKAASTVLFNMFQYNKLHKDYKQKGFTRCDFTDTVI; encoded by the exons ATGCATGAGTCTGCCACTTTATACATAGGAGCTGGGCGTCATTTACACATAATAACGAATAGGGACTCTTTGATTGTCATTTTTAAAGGATTGTTTCAATTTGCGGTTATCGCAATGAGTGCGACCGTTGCATCAGAGAGCTGCTTTCTGTCCGCCCTACAGCCCAACACCGCGGTCACCACTTATGCAGTCCCGTCCGATGTGCAGTTGGGACCGAGGGGTTCCATAATGGACGAGGTGGAAAGGGCTAAGAGGGTTCAACAACAAGTCCATCTGCGCCTCGCCGAAAAGAGGTCTTCATCCCTCACACGGCTGAACGGCTCGAACTGCATTTCCCCAG ACCATGGTGGCACAATGAGATATAACACGTACAACCCCGGATTCAGCTCTAAGTCAATGGTGTATAACACAGGGAGTAGGACCATGAAG ATGCCCCCGGTATCCCAGCAGTACTTGGGAGGTAGGTACTCGTCTCTCTCAGCGGTGGAGTTAGGACCCAGATACAGAATCAGCCAGCCTCCAGTCAACACTGGCTACCTCCACCATGACGACATCCAGCTGGGTGGCTACCAGACCAGCCGGACGAGGACCACCAGGTCCAGATCAGTTTGTCAGGCTGACCAAGAGGCAGTGGCCCAGGGTGTGGGAGGCCTGCTCACCCTGCGCCACCAGCAGCAAAACCCAGTGGCCAGCTGGGTGGCCCGTGATGGCATGGCCACAGAGTTCCACTCCTACCATGGTGGAGGTATACCTGCCCCAGCAACGATGAGGCGCACACTCAGTGGAACCCTGGCGgggggtggtagtggtgggtGGAGAGAGGCGGAGCTAGTTTACCAGCACTCCTACAAAGGCCCCGCCCACCGTACCATTAGTCGCATCAAcaacagacaacagcagcagcaacatctGAGCTCAGTGTCGGGGCTGCAGCAGTGGCAGCAGGTGTCTGGCGGGGGCGGTGGCAGTGTGTACGGAGGCTGGGGGCAGTACCAGAACTCCCTGCCCCGACCGGCCTCCTTGAACAGCATGAAGAGTATGGGGAAAGGCATGGACGTGCCTGATGGGGGCAGGGATTCAGCTGACAGCAACGAGAAACTCGGAGG AATGCACAGTTTAGACATGCCCACCGCGGTCAACTACCTCTCCATGTCCGACACAGCCATGCAGGTGCTGGGAGCAGCCTACATCCAGCACCAATGTTACCATAGCAGTGATGCCAAGAACCAG GTGCGTCTGCTGAAGGGTGTCCCAGCCCTGGTGCAGCTCTTCAGCAGTGACAGCCAGGAGGTCCAGCGCTACGCTACAGGCGCTACACGCAACCTCATCTATGAGAACATGGACAACAAGGCGGCCCTCATTGAGGCTGGGGGAGTAGCCAAGCTCATCAGTGTCCTGAAAGAACCAGATGAGGAGCTTCGCAAGAACATCACTG GTATTCTGTGGAACATGTCCTCTAAGGACAGTCTGAAGGAGAAGTTGGCCAGAGAGACATTGAGTGAGCTCACAGAGAGGGTGCTGGTGCCCCTGTGCAGTGTTGGAGATTCAGAGCTGATCCGTCAGAGTCCATCTGAGGCAGACATCTTCTACAACACCACAGGCTGCCTGAG GAACCTGAGCTCAGTGAATGAGAGGACGAGACAGCAGATGAGAGACATGCGAGGGCTGGTGGACTCGCTGGTGGCCTACATCCAGAACTCCCTTCAGGATGAGAAAGCAGAGGACAAA GGTGTAGAGAATGCAGTGTGTGTCCTGAGGAACCTGTCTTATCAGCTGTACAGTGAGATCCCTCCCTCAACCCTACTGCGACTGGAGGGGCCTACGCGGGCCAGAGCCACTACTGAGACTGAGTCCATTGGCTGTTTCACCCCACAGAGCAAGAAGGCAAAGGAG CGACAGAACCAGGAACTGTCCACCTTCTCAGAGGTGGCTAAGcagccaaagggggcggagtggCTGTGGCACCCCCAGGTGGTGGGGCTGTATAACCGCGTGCTTCAGCACTATGAGACCAACACGGCAACACGAGAGGCTGCAACAGGGGCCCTGCAGAACATCACAGCCGGAGAGACCAGG TGGGCGTCAGTGCTGAGTTGGGTGGCTTTAGAGCAGGAGCGAATGCTGCCCGTGGTCCTGGACCTCCTGCAGACACAAAGTGACCAGGAGATGCGTTCCCTCACTGGCCTCCTGAGGAACCTGTCCCGACACAGCAGAAACAAGGACGACATGG CTACGAAGGTAGTGAACATTCTGGTGACCAAGCTCCCCAGTGATGGCCACCAGAAGGAACCATCCAGTGAAGTGGTGGTCAACATATGTGGGACCCTCAATAACCTGGTTGCAGGCAGCTCACTAGCAGCGAGAGACATCACCTTCTTTGATGGACTCCCCAAACTTGTTGCAATTAAGTCTTCCCACGACAACAG CTCAGGGAAGCTGAAGGCTGCCAAGGCTGCTTCCACAGTACTCTTCAACATGTTCCAGTACAACAAGCTGCATAAAGATTATAAACAG AAAGGGTTCACGAGGTGTGACTTCACCGACACGGTCATTTAG